A genomic segment from bacterium encodes:
- a CDS encoding exosortase/archaeosortase family protein, protein MNQVAGNQALLAKHLKAHLYPYLLLGAIVLFSLPILWDLVADWVRDDNYSHGFFIIPISIWLIYRQRHELVFPAKPASSGWILFGLGAFGLAVGVAANEYFSTRVALVLLVTGLVLYYVGKENFKKIWFSFFFLLFMIPIPAVIYNAATFPMQLFASDITVSMLQAIGVPCVGKGNVIQLPEYSLEVLEACSGLRSLVTLMALAALYGYLTLPGKVRPVILFLAAIPIAIVTNIFRIFFTAVTAYAISTAFAEDFMHEMSGLLVFITALALTLILGGILKWRRKPS, encoded by the coding sequence ATGAATCAGGTTGCCGGCAATCAAGCATTGCTCGCCAAGCACCTCAAAGCCCACCTCTATCCCTATCTGCTACTGGGAGCGATTGTGCTGTTCAGTTTGCCGATCCTGTGGGATCTTGTGGCGGATTGGGTGCGCGACGACAATTACTCCCACGGCTTCTTCATCATCCCGATATCGATCTGGCTGATCTACCGTCAGCGGCACGAGCTGGTCTTCCCGGCCAAACCGGCATCATCCGGTTGGATTCTATTCGGATTGGGGGCTTTCGGGCTGGCGGTGGGCGTGGCCGCGAACGAGTACTTCTCGACCCGCGTAGCGCTCGTTCTGTTGGTGACCGGTCTGGTGCTCTACTATGTCGGGAAAGAGAATTTCAAGAAGATCTGGTTCTCCTTCTTCTTTTTGCTCTTCATGATCCCGATCCCGGCAGTGATCTATAATGCCGCTACCTTTCCCATGCAGTTGTTTGCCTCGGATATCACCGTGAGTATGCTTCAGGCGATCGGGGTGCCCTGTGTCGGCAAAGGAAATGTCATCCAGTTGCCTGAGTATTCGCTTGAAGTGCTGGAAGCCTGTTCCGGACTGCGGAGTCTGGTGACCCTGATGGCGCTGGCGGCCTTGTATGGATACCTGACTTTGCCGGGGAAAGTTCGTCCGGTGATCCTATTCCTCGCGGCGATCCCGATCGCGATCGTCACCAATATCTTCCGCATCTTTTTCACAGCCGTGACCGCTTACGCGATCAGTACGGCGTTTGCCGAAGATTTCATGCATGAAATGTCCGGCCTGTTGGTTTTTATCACGGCCCTGGCGCTCACCCTGATCCTTGGAGGTATTCTGAAGTGGCGAAGAAAACCTTCCTGA
- the epsI gene encoding EpsI family protein, protein MAKKTFLIFLGLVIATFAFCAVVKYYRPDPAHGVELSQFPLRHGEWVAEQLPIAAGVVDILRPDAIFNAIYSNPQGDQVDLFFSYFAGENTQGGVHSPRNCMPGSGWVILKTEPRSIPIGNGVIPASRLYVKYGQALRVVDYWYITSHGETANDYTLKFYTMVSALQFKPTDVAFVRFVSPADSTSLAQLDQFEQEMSQQVYTLLPFDPPASN, encoded by the coding sequence GTGGCGAAGAAAACCTTCCTGATCTTTCTCGGACTGGTGATCGCGACTTTTGCATTCTGTGCTGTCGTGAAGTACTATCGCCCGGATCCGGCGCATGGCGTTGAGCTGTCTCAGTTCCCATTGCGGCACGGTGAATGGGTGGCTGAACAACTTCCGATCGCAGCCGGGGTTGTGGACATTCTGCGGCCTGACGCGATCTTCAATGCTATTTACTCTAATCCGCAGGGGGATCAGGTTGATCTGTTCTTCTCTTACTTTGCGGGAGAGAATACGCAGGGTGGAGTCCATTCTCCGCGAAATTGTATGCCCGGTTCAGGATGGGTTATCCTTAAGACTGAGCCAAGATCCATTCCCATCGGAAATGGAGTGATTCCCGCCTCGCGGCTGTATGTCAAATATGGTCAGGCGCTGCGCGTGGTCGACTACTGGTATATTACTTCCCACGGCGAAACCGCCAATGATTATACATTGAAGTTCTACACCATGGTCAGTGCGCTGCAGTTCAAGCCGACCGATGTCGCTTTTGTCCGCTTTGTATCCCCGGCTGATTCCACCAGTCTGGCTCAACTGGATCAGTTTGAGCAAGAGATGTCACAGCAGGTTTACACGCTGCTTCCCTTTGATCCACCAGCCTCGAACTAG
- a CDS encoding PEP-CTERM sorting domain-containing protein, which yields MMALAGTSSQAAVYYFTPSQPDLQDLDHYDYKSWGIDWSQHVGERIIGATLTIKNIWDWTREYNDRLYVHLLNDPRLGVRTYQDNQQGGDNWAGRGPHITTWTDPYGGRSRNFDLTISLNAEMLGHLNSFAMDGRFGFGFDPDCHYFNDGVSLEILTEDKMMATPEPATMALFGIGLAGLGMIRRRKA from the coding sequence ATGATGGCACTTGCAGGGACTTCCTCGCAGGCTGCTGTCTACTACTTCACGCCCTCCCAGCCTGATCTTCAGGATTTGGATCATTATGATTACAAGTCCTGGGGGATCGATTGGTCTCAGCATGTAGGCGAGCGAATTATCGGCGCCACGCTGACGATCAAGAATATCTGGGATTGGACGCGTGAGTACAACGATCGGCTGTATGTCCACCTGTTGAACGACCCCCGGCTTGGTGTCCGTACATACCAGGACAACCAGCAGGGTGGCGATAACTGGGCGGGACGTGGTCCGCACATCACCACCTGGACTGACCCGTACGGCGGGCGTTCCCGGAATTTCGATCTGACCATTTCGTTGAACGCTGAGATGCTTGGTCATTTGAACAGTTTCGCGATGGACGGACGGTTCGGTTTTGGATTTGATCCTGATTGCCATTACTTCAATGATGGTGTCAGCCTTGAGATCCTGACCGAAGACAAGATGATGGCGACTCCGGAACCGGCGACGATGGCGTTGTTTGGGATCGGTCTGGCGGGTCTTGGGATGATCCGTCGCAGAAAAGCGTAG
- a CDS encoding DUF4388 domain-containing protein — MYTQPLSGGPFPGRPSDAELASTTRIAVEPNERPAYPRIDLTCMPLLESVMSTLPSDILTKHRIIPFSLDREGARMRVACADPADPRMTVAVNNHLPNISCEYYQADGMVVDTLLQRFATQGIDPRNVSSANAIVRSTESQADEATNVTESEEQTHEVPPQRVVLFANPDGRISPQLLAAFHAAKYDARVVRSIDAVVRLLDQAPVEVLYIHESLRSRSESLAHQFDQHARGVAVHYYRSETDLLLNQTDNEFNDNLHRKNLHLLRHLLDTQHGPRAAHAATVARMSELVSIKLGLPPRLRASLLSAAFLHNLAEEDLTTTQGYSQADLIALSAGRLASWDYPAGVVELLRDMATLRTAKEHVDPNSVSFAGEIVAAVDHFCHEWPDHAQMQPEQIKEIETKLYADLKPMISPTILRALIETVRDQFVSLSRRLFDFVVHICVPQLTLPAGIESPLIRAGYRVEQTRSIEDCAQACGRNIPQALLVYHSGKAEEVKDLLLSLALRGVRIDAIPTLLMLNDRVVGEAMPLLSHGIDDVLPASVTADVLITKLNRIKDRIEDRNRLRVAVLQDLGTHGSLEDMSLVDLLEAMRANRRPVQISLTAHGNHLTMIIDQGRVVMAECEGYRGIDAVMQGIGWKRGIWSIDPIIPDQMPKSSLNEPVDSILLEACVQMDTAAVRY, encoded by the coding sequence ATGTATACCCAACCGTTGTCCGGCGGCCCGTTTCCTGGACGCCCTTCTGATGCAGAACTCGCCTCGACAACACGTATCGCGGTGGAGCCGAATGAGCGTCCGGCTTACCCTCGAATCGACCTGACCTGTATGCCACTTCTTGAATCAGTGATGAGTACGCTTCCGTCAGACATTCTGACCAAACACCGCATCATTCCGTTCAGCCTTGATCGCGAAGGGGCACGGATGCGCGTTGCCTGCGCCGATCCAGCCGATCCAAGGATGACAGTGGCCGTGAATAATCATCTCCCCAACATCTCCTGCGAGTACTACCAGGCGGATGGTATGGTGGTGGATACGCTGCTTCAGCGCTTCGCTACCCAGGGGATCGACCCGCGAAATGTCTCATCTGCCAATGCTATTGTTCGGTCTACTGAGTCCCAGGCAGACGAAGCGACGAACGTGACCGAGTCAGAAGAACAGACTCACGAGGTACCGCCGCAACGCGTGGTACTCTTTGCCAACCCGGATGGTCGGATCAGTCCGCAACTACTGGCCGCTTTTCATGCGGCCAAGTACGATGCCCGCGTCGTCAGGAGTATTGATGCCGTGGTCCGCTTGCTCGATCAGGCGCCGGTCGAAGTACTTTACATTCATGAGAGCCTTCGGAGCCGAAGTGAATCGCTGGCTCATCAATTTGACCAGCATGCTCGCGGTGTCGCCGTTCACTATTATCGCTCAGAGACCGACCTCTTGCTGAACCAGACGGATAACGAATTCAATGATAATCTGCATCGCAAGAATCTGCACTTGCTGCGTCACCTTCTCGATACGCAACATGGCCCACGCGCCGCTCATGCCGCCACGGTTGCCCGTATGTCTGAACTGGTCAGTATTAAGCTGGGCCTGCCGCCCCGCCTGCGGGCGTCGTTGCTCTCAGCGGCCTTTCTGCACAACCTGGCCGAAGAAGATCTGACCACCACACAAGGTTACAGCCAGGCAGACCTCATAGCGTTATCGGCCGGACGGCTCGCCTCCTGGGATTACCCTGCCGGCGTCGTGGAATTGCTCCGTGATATGGCGACCTTGCGAACTGCCAAAGAACATGTCGATCCAAACTCAGTCAGTTTTGCTGGTGAGATCGTCGCTGCAGTTGATCATTTCTGTCATGAGTGGCCCGACCATGCGCAAATGCAGCCGGAACAGATCAAGGAGATCGAAACCAAGCTTTACGCTGACCTGAAGCCCATGATCTCTCCGACCATCCTCAGGGCGCTGATCGAGACTGTGCGTGATCAGTTTGTTTCGTTGAGTCGCCGTCTCTTTGATTTTGTCGTGCATATTTGCGTCCCGCAACTGACGCTTCCTGCCGGCATTGAATCGCCACTGATTCGGGCGGGATATCGGGTTGAGCAGACTCGTTCGATTGAAGATTGCGCTCAGGCCTGTGGCCGAAACATTCCGCAAGCACTCCTGGTCTATCATTCCGGCAAAGCTGAAGAGGTCAAAGATCTCCTGCTTTCTCTGGCTCTGCGAGGAGTCCGGATCGATGCCATCCCGACCCTGCTGATGCTGAATGACCGCGTGGTCGGCGAAGCGATGCCGCTACTCAGCCACGGCATCGACGATGTCCTCCCGGCATCCGTCACAGCCGATGTCCTGATCACCAAGCTCAATCGGATCAAAGACCGGATAGAAGACCGCAACCGTCTTCGGGTTGCTGTTTTGCAGGATCTCGGTACCCATGGCTCACTTGAAGATATGTCGCTGGTGGATCTGTTGGAGGCGATGCGTGCCAATCGTCGCCCAGTACAGATCAGCCTGACCGCCCACGGCAACCACTTGACGATGATCATCGATCAGGGGAGAGTGGTGATGGCGGAGTGCGAAGGATACCGCGGAATCGATGCGGTCATGCAGGGAATCGGCTGGAAACGGGGGATCTGGTCGATCGATCCAATCATCCCGGATCAAATGCCCAAAAGCAGTCTCAATGAACCGGTTGACAGCATCCTGCTTGAAGCCTGCGTCCAAATGGACACAGCCGCTGTCCGATACTGA
- a CDS encoding fibronectin type III domain-containing protein translates to MTITWNVSSRTRSLVIVTVLVILVSGSAADVQGALRAAATSPTSITLNWTAPGDDGNTGTAAVYDIRYSTATITDANWGSANQASGEPSPQSAGAAETYEVTGLTPSTSYYFAIKTADEAGNWSALSNVVLKSTQVEATAPSAIANLAAPSSTINSVTITWTSPGDDGSTGTATTYDIRYSTATITEANWNSATQVSGEPSPKAAGQSESFAVTGLAGTTTYYFAVKTADEVPNWSAISNIASRATSAESTAPATVANLVTSTSNESSVTLTWTAPGDDGSTGTATTYDLRYSTATITAANFNSATQVTGEPSPKVAGQAESFVVTGLNSSTTYFFALKTADEVPNWSAISNVPSRTTTAETTAPATVANLATTTSTSTSVTLSWTAPGDDGSTGTATTYDIRYSTSTITAGNFSSASQASGEPTPLAAGQNQTFTVTGLNPSTTYYFVLKTADEVPNWSAISNVPSRATGSETTAPAAVANLTTTASTSSSVTLTWTAPGDDGSTGTATTYDLRYSTAVITDANFASATQASGEPSPKAAGQSETITVSGLNSSTTYYFALKTADEVPNWSAISNVPSRATSAEATAPAAVANLGAGSETGSTMTLSWTSPGDDGNSGTATTYDVRYSTSLITAANFASATQATGEPSPKAAGQAETFVVTGLNGSTMYYFAIKTADEVPNWSALSNIVNRATTTETTAPRSITDLLVASSSQTTVTLNWTAPGDDGSVGTATTYDIRYSTSPITASTFATDPQVTGEPTPRAVGTVESFTVTGLIPGTAYYFAIKTADEVPNWSTISNVVNRTTAGDGTAPSAINDLSALPGENDGELILGWTAVGDDGLTGSATAYTIWLAESELTDSTWTSGSPYAGSPIPLPSGSTHAYTLTGLVPGQRYWVGVVTYDEVGNSDGISNIVNAESKIDIGTGGEGTVADVAYPKPNTVLNTSKPELAVLNITASPASAYLFEVATDSQFYSMVTDGVVPEDQDGCTEWKIDEPLAGGTVYYWRSKADDYPYSAPAAFMVNPAAHPYPNPAQLSQHPTITFTDLPEGADLIVLSPSGEQIRYWADVFGGDLQWDGTNASGNQVSSGTYLWYVADSDMKGKLIVIR, encoded by the coding sequence ATGACCATAACATGGAATGTCTCTTCACGTACACGCTCGCTCGTGATAGTGACAGTTCTGGTGATCCTGGTCTCAGGTTCAGCGGCAGATGTTCAGGGAGCATTGCGTGCCGCCGCAACTTCGCCGACCTCAATCACACTTAACTGGACTGCGCCTGGAGATGATGGGAACACAGGTACAGCCGCCGTCTACGATATTCGTTATTCGACAGCAACCATCACCGACGCAAATTGGGGCTCTGCCAACCAGGCGTCCGGCGAACCATCGCCGCAATCCGCTGGCGCGGCAGAAACGTATGAAGTGACCGGATTAACTCCGAGCACGTCATACTACTTTGCGATCAAGACTGCGGATGAAGCCGGCAACTGGTCCGCTCTCTCCAACGTCGTGCTAAAGTCGACGCAGGTTGAAGCAACCGCGCCATCGGCTATCGCCAACCTGGCGGCGCCTTCATCCACCATCAACTCGGTGACGATCACCTGGACCTCGCCGGGTGATGATGGCTCAACTGGTACCGCCACAACGTATGACATTCGCTATTCGACGGCGACTATCACCGAGGCGAACTGGAACTCGGCGACTCAGGTCTCCGGCGAACCTTCACCGAAAGCTGCGGGTCAGAGCGAATCTTTTGCTGTCACCGGATTGGCCGGGACCACGACATATTACTTCGCTGTTAAGACTGCTGACGAGGTGCCGAACTGGTCGGCTATTTCGAACATTGCCAGTCGTGCTACCAGTGCGGAGTCAACCGCGCCTGCCACCGTGGCCAACTTGGTGACTAGTACATCGAATGAAAGTTCGGTGACTCTCACCTGGACTGCGCCTGGTGACGATGGATCTACCGGCACCGCGACTACCTATGACCTGCGTTACTCGACTGCCACCATCACCGCGGCGAACTTCAATTCAGCGACCCAGGTCACTGGTGAACCTTCTCCTAAGGTGGCAGGGCAGGCCGAATCATTCGTCGTGACTGGATTGAATTCCAGCACCACTTACTTCTTTGCGTTGAAGACCGCTGACGAAGTGCCGAACTGGTCGGCTATCTCCAACGTGCCTTCGCGAACCACCACTGCGGAGACAACTGCTCCGGCCACCGTCGCGAACCTGGCGACTACTACGTCGACCTCGACCAGCGTCACGCTGAGCTGGACTGCTCCGGGAGATGATGGCTCGACCGGTACTGCTACCACCTATGACATTCGCTACTCGACTTCTACTATAACAGCAGGCAACTTCAGCTCTGCCAGTCAGGCAAGTGGTGAACCTACGCCGTTGGCCGCCGGCCAGAATCAGACATTCACAGTCACGGGCCTGAACCCGAGTACTACCTATTATTTTGTGCTGAAGACGGCGGATGAGGTTCCGAATTGGTCGGCGATCTCCAACGTACCGTCGCGCGCCACCGGAAGCGAAACCACCGCGCCGGCGGCTGTTGCCAACCTGACAACGACGGCATCGACCTCCAGTAGCGTAACCCTCACCTGGACTGCTCCTGGTGACGATGGTTCTACTGGTACCGCGACTACTTACGACTTGAGATACTCGACTGCTGTGATCACTGATGCAAACTTTGCTTCCGCAACACAGGCGTCTGGTGAACCTTCACCGAAAGCGGCCGGTCAGTCCGAGACTATCACAGTCTCCGGATTGAACTCGAGTACAACTTACTACTTTGCTCTTAAGACGGCGGACGAGGTTCCGAACTGGTCTGCCATCTCCAATGTACCTTCGCGCGCTACATCCGCCGAAGCTACGGCTCCTGCGGCTGTTGCCAATTTGGGCGCGGGCAGTGAAACCGGTAGTACCATGACGCTCTCATGGACTTCGCCTGGTGACGATGGCAACAGTGGCACGGCGACGACCTATGATGTACGCTACTCGACTTCGTTGATCACTGCCGCCAACTTTGCTTCGGCAACACAGGCTACCGGCGAACCGTCGCCGAAAGCTGCCGGACAGGCCGAAACATTTGTGGTCACCGGCCTGAACGGTTCCACCATGTATTACTTTGCGATCAAGACCGCTGACGAGGTCCCAAACTGGTCCGCCTTGTCAAACATCGTCAACCGCGCTACCACCACGGAAACGACTGCTCCGCGTTCGATCACCGACCTTTTGGTCGCGTCATCTTCGCAGACGACCGTAACTCTGAACTGGACAGCGCCTGGCGACGATGGCAGTGTGGGTACCGCCACCACATATGACATTCGTTACTCGACCTCGCCGATCACAGCTTCGACTTTTGCCACGGATCCGCAGGTGACGGGTGAACCGACACCACGCGCAGTCGGGACAGTTGAGTCCTTTACCGTGACCGGACTGATCCCCGGCACTGCGTATTACTTTGCCATTAAAACGGCAGATGAAGTTCCCAACTGGTCGACGATCTCAAACGTGGTCAATCGCACCACGGCCGGTGACGGCACAGCGCCGTCCGCCATCAACGACCTTTCCGCGCTTCCCGGAGAGAATGACGGTGAGCTGATCCTCGGCTGGACCGCTGTCGGTGATGACGGTCTCACTGGTTCTGCTACCGCGTACACCATCTGGCTGGCCGAATCCGAGTTGACTGATTCAACCTGGACCAGCGGCTCGCCGTATGCGGGTTCTCCCATACCGCTCCCCAGCGGTTCAACTCATGCCTATACGCTGACCGGGCTCGTGCCCGGCCAGCGGTACTGGGTCGGTGTCGTGACCTATGACGAGGTTGGCAATTCCGACGGTATCTCCAACATCGTGAACGCCGAATCCAAGATCGACATAGGAACCGGTGGCGAAGGCACGGTCGCGGATGTCGCTTACCCAAAACCAAACACGGTACTCAATACGTCCAAGCCGGAACTGGCGGTGTTGAATATCACTGCGTCCCCCGCCTCTGCTTATCTGTTTGAAGTAGCGACTGACTCGCAGTTTTATTCCATGGTAACTGATGGCGTGGTTCCGGAGGATCAGGATGGTTGCACTGAGTGGAAGATCGATGAACCGTTGGCCGGAGGGACAGTTTACTACTGGCGCTCCAAGGCCGATGATTATCCCTACTCTGCTCCGGCAGCGTTTATGGTAAACCCGGCTGCTCATCCGTATCCGAACCCGGCACAATTGTCGCAGCATCCGACCATTACTTTCACCGATCTCCCTGAAGGCGCCGACCTGATCGTCCTTTCTCCTTCCGGTGAGCAGATTCGATATTGGGCAGATGTTTTCGGCGGTGACCTGCAGTGGGATGGCACTAATGCATCCGGTAATCAGGTCTCGTCGGGTACCTATCTCTGGTATGTTGCTGATTCTGATATGAAGGGAAAGTTGATCGTCATTCGATGA
- the hypE gene encoding hydrogenase expression/formation protein HypE, whose translation MPDKPLAPEDFARCPLPISEHDTVQLGHGAGGRMMQNLISNLFRWAFDNDALNKMDDMAVVSLPGNKLAISTDSFVVDPIFFPGGNIGELAIYGTVNDVAMSGARPLYLTAGFIIEEGFPLADLRRVVESMRDAARTAGVSIITGDTKVVHKGKGDKIFINTTGIGVIEHPHTISGTNLQPGDRLILSGTIAEHGMAVLSQREGLQFDMPVLSDAAPLHGLVSRIIEAGGGSVHALRDATRGGVAAVLNEFAVSSKVGIRIQEKSIPVLPAVAGACGLLGLDPLYVANEGKLVAAVSADKAEEVLSAMRAHQMGKNAVIIGEVIAEQPAVVTMQTLLGSWRIVDIPLTEQLPRIC comes from the coding sequence ATGCCAGACAAACCGCTAGCTCCCGAAGATTTCGCCCGCTGTCCGCTTCCGATCAGTGAGCATGATACTGTTCAGTTAGGCCACGGCGCAGGCGGCCGGATGATGCAGAACCTGATCTCAAATCTGTTTCGATGGGCCTTCGATAACGACGCCCTCAATAAAATGGATGACATGGCGGTTGTCTCTCTCCCAGGAAACAAGCTGGCGATCAGCACCGATTCATTTGTGGTTGATCCGATCTTTTTCCCCGGTGGCAATATCGGCGAACTGGCGATCTATGGAACGGTCAACGATGTTGCCATGTCCGGCGCGCGCCCGCTCTATCTCACCGCCGGGTTTATCATTGAGGAGGGTTTTCCGCTGGCAGACCTCCGACGCGTAGTCGAGTCTATGCGCGATGCTGCCCGAACTGCCGGAGTATCTATCATTACCGGAGATACCAAGGTTGTGCATAAGGGAAAAGGGGATAAGATCTTTATCAACACGACCGGGATCGGAGTGATCGAACATCCGCACACAATCTCCGGAACCAACCTGCAGCCCGGCGACAGGCTGATTCTTAGCGGTACGATCGCCGAGCACGGGATGGCAGTTCTTTCGCAGAGAGAGGGACTGCAGTTTGATATGCCGGTCCTTTCTGATGCCGCGCCACTGCATGGATTAGTGTCGCGCATAATCGAAGCGGGTGGTGGATCAGTGCATGCCCTTCGCGACGCTACACGTGGAGGTGTTGCCGCGGTCCTCAATGAATTTGCTGTCAGCTCCAAAGTAGGAATTCGAATTCAGGAGAAGTCTATCCCGGTACTCCCGGCAGTCGCCGGTGCCTGCGGCCTGCTTGGTCTTGATCCGCTTTATGTTGCCAACGAGGGAAAGCTGGTTGCTGCAGTATCCGCCGACAAGGCAGAGGAAGTACTTTCCGCTATGCGCGCTCATCAGATGGGTAAGAACGCTGTCATTATCGGTGAAGTAATAGCAGAACAACCTGCCGTAGTAACGATGCAGACCCTCCTTGGAAGCTGGCGAATCGTTGACATTCCATTAACGGAGCAACTTCCGCGCATCTGCTGA
- the hypD gene encoding hydrogenase formation protein HypD, whose protein sequence is MKYLEEYRNPEIAHRLLDEIRDKVTRPWVIMEICGGQTHAILRNGIDELLPDTVTLVHGPGCPVCVTPLELIEKALTLASRPEVTFVSFGDMLRVPGVSRDLFKVKSEGGDVRIVYSPLDAIRIAKENPDRQVVFFAVGFETTAPNSAMLVAQAVREEITNLSLLVSHVLVPPAMTALLDSPQNRVQAYLAAGHVCTVMGWQQYESIVRDYHVPIVVTGFEPVDLLSGILSAIKQLESGQAKIENQYARMVTREGNLYAQRQIDDVFQICDRTWRGIGVIPRSGLKLRDKYATFDAEPRFGLTDLVIAEPADCISGIILQGLKKPNECPQFGNRCTPATPLGATMVSSEGACAAYYNYQRFRNLSEK, encoded by the coding sequence ATGAAGTATCTCGAGGAGTATCGCAATCCGGAGATCGCCCATCGTTTGCTTGACGAAATCCGTGACAAAGTTACCCGCCCCTGGGTCATTATGGAGATCTGCGGCGGCCAGACTCATGCGATCCTCCGCAACGGCATAGACGAGCTCCTTCCCGATACTGTCACTCTGGTCCACGGGCCAGGCTGTCCCGTCTGCGTGACACCGCTTGAATTGATCGAAAAGGCGCTTACGCTTGCCTCGCGACCGGAGGTCACCTTTGTCTCTTTCGGTGATATGTTGCGCGTCCCTGGCGTTTCCAGAGATCTGTTCAAGGTCAAATCCGAAGGGGGGGATGTACGGATCGTCTATTCTCCGCTGGATGCAATCCGGATCGCCAAAGAAAATCCCGATAGGCAGGTGGTTTTCTTTGCGGTCGGATTCGAGACCACCGCACCCAACAGCGCCATGCTGGTTGCGCAGGCAGTCAGAGAGGAGATCACCAATCTGTCGCTGCTGGTTTCCCATGTTCTGGTGCCACCGGCCATGACAGCCCTGCTCGACTCACCACAGAATCGAGTTCAGGCATATCTTGCGGCCGGCCATGTCTGCACGGTCATGGGATGGCAGCAGTATGAGTCAATTGTAAGAGACTATCATGTTCCGATCGTGGTGACCGGGTTTGAGCCGGTGGATCTGCTCTCCGGAATCCTCTCTGCGATCAAACAGCTTGAGTCCGGACAGGCCAAGATCGAAAATCAATATGCCCGTATGGTCACGCGGGAAGGTAATCTGTATGCCCAACGGCAGATCGATGATGTATTCCAGATCTGCGATCGTACCTGGCGCGGTATCGGCGTTATTCCCAGGAGCGGACTGAAACTTCGCGACAAGTATGCGACGTTTGATGCCGAACCACGCTTTGGTCTGACCGATCTGGTTATCGCCGAGCCTGCAGACTGTATTTCCGGGATCATTCTGCAAGGCCTCAAAAAGCCGAACGAATGCCCGCAATTCGGGAATCGTTGCACACCGGCTACTCCTCTCGGCGCAACCATGGTTTCATCTGAAGGGGCCTGCGCCGCCTATTACAATTATCAACGCTTCCGCAATCTGTCGGAGAAATAA
- a CDS encoding HypC/HybG/HupF family hydrogenase formation chaperone, with protein sequence MCLAIPGKVISLHEENGLLMGKVEFGGTLISACLAYVPEVKVGEYVIVHAGFALNVIDEEEAERTFALLKEIGESEGQG encoded by the coding sequence ATGTGTCTGGCCATTCCTGGAAAAGTGATTTCGTTGCATGAAGAAAACGGCCTCCTCATGGGAAAAGTGGAATTCGGGGGAACCCTCATTTCCGCCTGTCTGGCGTATGTTCCTGAAGTGAAGGTCGGTGAATACGTCATAGTACATGCCGGCTTTGCGTTAAACGTTATCGATGAGGAAGAGGCCGAGCGAACATTCGCCCTGCTGAAAGAGATCGGCGAGAGTGAAGGACAGGGATGA